A region of Selenomonadales bacterium 4137-cl DNA encodes the following proteins:
- a CDS encoding SpoIIE family protein phosphatase, translating to MPKGTVVTISGGTAAAEPVGRAGGTRWTGLVAWVLASLVRPTVLPFNILAFLLGRVSIVGELAPFGLAFCAATVLTARGRAPAAAVAALMGMLSVGRFLEAGLYLFVMLAYGKLADRLSRQERKLQAAPLYVFAAVVFGGGLVVLWHQAPLYSLLLVVFDAALCVVLTYIFAAAMPLVDGRSGRAAGSEAVMCLVVMLAAAAAGVGDATVAGFSIRNMASSLVIMLLAFAGGAGLGAAAGVAVGLVAGLADGGAVAMVGLYGVAGLLAAAFRSLGKLAVIAGFLLGGMIAVLEFAQTADIAKVLAEGAVAAAAFAAVPVEWLRIWRRGLKEKAAEDRSEPPVREAGAKLARVADIFTGLAGVLGRRAAQNGAMVREEELNRLLAAAGDKVCGPCRRRAACWEYDRQRTVEALEAALAGADKARLTSADLPAPLKERCEHGRELAEAVNYAAERNRALCFWDKKAAEARLLTAEQLRAVGAIVRDLAGEVNGGGAAGATAATLPARAGDGDEGRRETGRCRVTTGLAFAAKEKVSGDTAAVLPLPDGKAALVLSDGMGTGSRAAGDSAATVRFLERLLTAGFAVDVAVRTVNSLLLLKLPEESFTTVDMAVIDTAAGEAEFLKVGAAPSFVKRVREVATVKSSSLPVGIMQQVEIEPVRWLLAPGDVIVMVSDGVVEAPNRGAGKEAWVVNFLRRLPDCDPQEMAERILHEAEALAGPCRRDDMTVLVARVTGDPGLGSKA from the coding sequence ATGCCTAAGGGAACGGTTGTTACGATATCAGGCGGGACGGCCGCGGCCGAACCGGTCGGCCGGGCGGGCGGGACGCGCTGGACAGGCCTTGTTGCCTGGGTTCTGGCGTCGCTGGTCCGGCCGACCGTTCTGCCGTTCAATATTCTTGCTTTTTTGCTGGGCAGGGTGTCGATTGTCGGTGAATTGGCGCCTTTCGGTCTGGCGTTCTGCGCGGCAACGGTCCTGACGGCGAGGGGGAGGGCCCCGGCGGCGGCGGTGGCCGCGCTGATGGGGATGCTGTCGGTGGGGCGTTTTTTGGAGGCGGGGCTGTATCTGTTCGTCATGCTGGCGTACGGCAAGCTGGCGGACAGGCTTTCAAGGCAGGAGCGAAAGCTGCAGGCGGCGCCGCTCTACGTTTTCGCGGCGGTTGTGTTCGGCGGCGGGTTGGTCGTGTTATGGCATCAGGCGCCGCTGTACAGTCTGCTGCTGGTGGTGTTCGACGCGGCGCTGTGCGTGGTGCTGACGTATATTTTCGCGGCGGCTATGCCGCTGGTGGACGGACGCTCCGGCCGGGCGGCGGGGAGCGAGGCGGTGATGTGCCTGGTGGTGATGCTGGCGGCGGCTGCCGCCGGCGTGGGCGATGCGACGGTGGCGGGGTTCAGTATCCGCAATATGGCGAGCAGTCTGGTGATTATGCTGCTGGCGTTCGCGGGCGGCGCGGGTCTGGGGGCGGCTGCCGGTGTGGCGGTGGGGCTGGTGGCCGGGCTGGCCGACGGGGGGGCGGTGGCGATGGTCGGCCTGTACGGCGTTGCGGGCCTGCTGGCAGCCGCTTTCCGCTCTCTGGGCAAGCTGGCGGTGATCGCCGGGTTTCTGCTCGGCGGGATGATCGCGGTGCTGGAGTTTGCCCAGACGGCGGATATTGCGAAGGTTTTGGCCGAGGGGGCGGTGGCGGCGGCGGCGTTCGCGGCCGTGCCGGTGGAGTGGCTGCGGATATGGCGCCGCGGCCTGAAGGAGAAGGCGGCCGAGGATCGGTCCGAGCCGCCGGTGCGCGAGGCTGGAGCGAAGCTGGCGAGGGTGGCGGATATTTTCACCGGTCTGGCGGGGGTGTTGGGCCGGCGCGCGGCTCAGAACGGGGCGATGGTCCGGGAGGAGGAGCTGAACAGGCTGCTGGCGGCGGCGGGGGATAAGGTGTGCGGTCCCTGTCGGCGGCGCGCGGCCTGCTGGGAGTATGACCGTCAGCGCACCGTCGAGGCGTTGGAGGCCGCGCTGGCGGGCGCGGATAAGGCCCGCCTGACGAGCGCGGATTTGCCGGCGCCGCTAAAGGAGAGGTGCGAGCACGGTCGGGAGCTGGCGGAGGCGGTCAATTACGCCGCCGAACGGAACCGGGCGTTGTGCTTCTGGGATAAGAAGGCGGCCGAGGCGCGGCTGCTGACGGCCGAGCAGCTGCGGGCGGTGGGCGCTATCGTCCGCGATCTCGCGGGGGAGGTGAACGGTGGCGGGGCAGCCGGGGCTACCGCGGCGACGCTGCCGGCCCGCGCAGGGGACGGAGACGAGGGACGGCGGGAGACGGGGCGCTGCCGGGTGACGACCGGGTTGGCCTTTGCCGCCAAGGAGAAGGTTTCGGGCGATACCGCCGCCGTATTGCCTCTGCCGGACGGAAAGGCGGCGCTGGTGCTGAGCGACGGGATGGGCACGGGCAGCCGGGCGGCCGGGGACAGCGCGGCGACGGTGAGGTTTCTCGAACGGCTGCTGACCGCCGGGTTCGCGGTGGATGTGGCGGTGAGGACGGTAAATTCGCTGTTGCTTTTGAAGCTGCCGGAGGAGAGTTTTACGACGGTGGATATGGCGGTGATCGACACGGCCGCGGGCGAGGCGGAGTTCCTCAAGGTGGGGGCGGCGCCCAGTTTTGTCAAGAGGGTGCGGGAGGTGGCGACGGTGAAGTCGTCGTCGCTGCCGGTGGGGATAATGCAGCAGGTGGAGATTGAGCCGGTCAGGTGGCTGCTGGCCCCGGGGGACGTGATCGTGATGGTGAGCGACGGGGTGGTGGAGGCGCCCAACCGCGGCGCGGGCAAGGAGGCGTGGGTGGTTAATTTTCTGCGGCGTCTGCCCGACTGTGACCCGCAGGAGATGGCGGAGCGCATTCTGCACGAGGCCGAGGCGCTTGCGGGGCCGTGCCGGCGGGACGATATGACGGTGCTGGTGGCGCGGGTGACGGGCGATCCCGGCCTGGGGAGCAAGGCTTAG
- a CDS encoding aromatic acid exporter family protein gives MVRIGARVIKTGIAVAITMFLCGLLKLEPAFFGAVSAVINIQPSIFLTLREARNQILVHVLGVSAGFFVGLFIGVSPLSAGLIVILLIPLFGRLGLKNGITMGIVAALFVLSSHTDEFLAHAFARTGVIFVGLGSAMLVNVFLWPPRYTEQLKERLRQSNEAAVLYFCHAVQEYVGLDGQEYHADPAQGERVDKLNGEARRLLELLSREGKVVAEAAGPTGWLFLAEKLIAYNESITHKANRILDLLPGRLERRVNSGDPPVSEEFRAILELLASGCMTVVRLNGKLRAVIADGGAAAPEEISEDYWESLTRAIEHWQPRLAGSYYLHALLEVAVTANEIKWAARQAKLLLAESLEARKE, from the coding sequence ATGGTGAGAATAGGGGCGCGGGTGATAAAGACGGGGATAGCCGTCGCGATAACGATGTTTTTATGCGGGCTTCTGAAGCTGGAGCCGGCTTTCTTCGGGGCGGTTTCCGCGGTGATTAATATTCAGCCGTCGATTTTCCTGACGCTGAGGGAGGCGCGGAATCAGATCCTGGTCCACGTGCTGGGCGTTTCGGCCGGGTTTTTTGTCGGGTTATTTATCGGCGTGAGTCCGCTGTCGGCGGGCCTGATCGTTATCCTGCTGATACCGCTGTTCGGCAGGCTGGGCCTCAAAAACGGGATTACGATGGGGATTGTGGCGGCGCTGTTCGTGCTGAGTTCGCATACCGACGAGTTTCTGGCGCATGCTTTCGCGAGGACGGGGGTCATTTTCGTGGGCCTCGGGTCGGCGATGCTGGTTAATGTGTTTTTGTGGCCGCCGCGGTATACCGAACAGCTCAAGGAGAGGCTGCGGCAGAGCAACGAGGCGGCGGTGCTGTATTTCTGCCATGCCGTGCAGGAGTATGTCGGCCTGGACGGCCAAGAGTATCACGCCGACCCGGCGCAGGGCGAACGGGTCGATAAGCTCAACGGTGAGGCGCGCAGGCTGCTTGAGCTGCTGAGCAGGGAGGGGAAGGTGGTCGCGGAGGCGGCCGGGCCGACCGGGTGGCTTTTCCTGGCGGAGAAGCTGATCGCTTATAACGAGTCGATCACTCACAAGGCCAACCGGATTCTCGATCTTTTGCCGGGGAGGCTGGAACGGCGGGTAAATTCCGGCGATCCGCCGGTCAGCGAGGAGTTCAGGGCTATTCTGGAGCTGCTGGCGAGCGGCTGCATGACGGTGGTCAGGCTGAACGGGAAGCTGAGGGCGGTGATCGCCGACGGCGGCGCGGCGGCCCCGGAGGAGATCAGCGAGGATTATTGGGAGAGTCTTACCAGGGCGATCGAGCACTGGCAGCCGAGGCTTGCGGGCAGTTACTACCTGCACGCGCTGCTCGAGGTGGCGGTGACCGCGAACGAGATCAAGTGGGCGGCGCGGCAGGCCAAACTACTGCTGGCGGAGAGCCTGGAGGCGAGGAAGGAATAA
- a CDS encoding S1 domain-containing RNA-binding protein has product MSIQVGSVVEGVVTGITNFGAFVELPGGKVGLIHISEVADVYVRDVKDFLKEKDKVKVKVLSVDERGKIGLSIKQLQEPSTRRPPANEGRRPGRFMPPASFEDKLSKFLKDSDERLTDLKRNTESKRGGRGARRAE; this is encoded by the coding sequence ATGTCCATTCAGGTTGGCAGTGTGGTTGAAGGAGTCGTGACCGGGATAACCAACTTCGGCGCCTTTGTCGAGCTGCCGGGAGGAAAGGTAGGCCTCATCCACATTTCCGAGGTCGCCGACGTTTATGTCCGCGATGTTAAGGATTTTCTCAAGGAAAAAGACAAGGTCAAGGTGAAAGTCCTGTCGGTGGACGAACGCGGCAAGATCGGCCTATCGATCAAGCAGCTCCAGGAACCCAGCACCAGAAGACCTCCTGCCAACGAGGGCCGACGCCCGGGCCGTTTCATGCCGCCGGCGTCGTTCGAAGACAAGCTCAGCAAGTTCCTCAAGGATAGCGACGAGCGACTGACCGACCTCAAGCGCAACACGGAGTCGAAGCGCGGCGGCCGCGGCGCCCGCCGGGCGGAGTAG
- a CDS encoding septum formation initiator family protein: protein MAEQKRTVKYRIRWFRVTVLAVVGYCLYVLAGQQMEMNALNRETEATRIRMEQLRQANETLADEKKKLTTPAYVEKLAREELGLVKPGEVPYVPAEKN, encoded by the coding sequence ATGGCGGAACAAAAACGCACCGTGAAATATCGCATCCGCTGGTTCCGCGTGACGGTGCTGGCGGTGGTCGGCTATTGCCTGTACGTGCTGGCCGGGCAGCAGATGGAGATGAACGCCCTGAACCGCGAGACCGAGGCGACCCGCATCCGGATGGAGCAGCTTCGCCAGGCCAACGAGACGCTCGCCGACGAGAAGAAGAAGCTGACGACGCCAGCCTATGTAGAGAAGCTGGCCCGCGAGGAGTTGGGGTTGGTGAAGCCGGGTGAGGTTCCTTATGTTCCGGCGGAAAAAAATTAA
- the yabQ gene encoding spore cortex biosynthesis protein YabQ, translating into MAVALGDGGGETMSAEGQINTFVITVATGLLLGVAFDFYRVLRAFFRPRWLFTSFADLAYWLLATGLVFLALLLGNWGELRLYTFIGLALGAFGYYRLLSRQAVRLIIVLLRLAVGVARAARTVIVYTLVKPAAYMANLAARPARYARRKFAARRPPPDDSAPPR; encoded by the coding sequence GTGGCGGTGGCGCTAGGCGACGGAGGGGGGGAGACGATGAGCGCCGAGGGACAGATAAATACGTTTGTGATTACGGTCGCGACCGGGCTGCTGCTGGGGGTGGCTTTCGATTTTTATCGCGTGCTGCGGGCTTTTTTCCGGCCGCGCTGGCTGTTTACCTCCTTCGCCGATCTCGCTTACTGGCTGCTGGCGACGGGGCTTGTCTTCCTGGCGCTGCTGCTCGGAAACTGGGGCGAGCTAAGGCTTTATACGTTCATCGGCCTGGCGCTCGGCGCGTTCGGCTATTACCGCCTGCTCAGCCGCCAGGCGGTCCGCCTGATCATCGTGCTGCTGCGGCTGGCGGTCGGCGTGGCGCGGGCGGCGAGGACGGTGATCGTGTATACGCTCGTCAAGCCGGCGGCTTATATGGCCAATCTGGCGGCGCGGCCGGCCCGCTACGCGAGGAGGAAGTTTGCGGCCCGCCGCCCGCCGCCGGACGATTCCGCGCCGCCGCGGTGA
- a CDS encoding lytic transglycosylase domain-containing protein yields MVWYLLLALLAAETALYFAAGWAAGVCRQAARRDFNAAAGRWREVDKVPFAGLINLYAREEGVSAAMVAAIIRAESSFQPRAVSRAGAAGLMQIIPGTWREVNGRIRACSGRHEGECGPGCYFDPELNIRIGTAYFAALVRQYRGDLVLALAAYNAGPGAVDRCGGVPPYPETQEYVARVMAYWHEFAGLQVPAGGGAAENWEAARRAAAWGAAATAALAVWTALRLLRRHRSWRWR; encoded by the coding sequence ATGGTGTGGTATTTGCTGCTGGCGCTGCTGGCGGCGGAGACGGCGCTGTATTTCGCCGCCGGCTGGGCGGCCGGGGTTTGCCGGCAGGCGGCGAGGCGGGATTTCAACGCCGCGGCCGGCCGCTGGCGCGAGGTAGACAAGGTTCCCTTCGCGGGACTCATTAATTTGTACGCCCGCGAGGAGGGGGTGAGCGCGGCGATGGTGGCCGCGATCATCCGGGCGGAGAGTTCCTTTCAGCCGCGGGCGGTGTCCCGCGCGGGGGCGGCGGGCCTGATGCAGATCATCCCCGGCACGTGGCGGGAGGTCAACGGCCGCATCAGGGCCTGCAGCGGGCGGCACGAGGGGGAATGCGGGCCGGGCTGCTATTTCGATCCCGAGCTAAATATCCGTATCGGCACGGCGTATTTCGCCGCTCTCGTCCGCCAGTACCGCGGCGATCTGGTACTGGCGCTGGCGGCCTACAACGCGGGGCCGGGGGCGGTGGACCGCTGTGGAGGTGTGCCGCCATACCCGGAGACGCAGGAGTATGTGGCGCGGGTGATGGCCTACTGGCATGAGTTCGCCGGCCTGCAGGTTCCCGCCGGCGGCGGGGCGGCGGAAAATTGGGAGGCGGCGCGCCGGGCGGCGGCCTGGGGGGCGGCGGCGACGGCGGCGCTGGCGGTGTGGACGGCGCTGAGGCTGCTGAGGCGGCACCGCTCGTGGCGGTGGCGCTAG
- the yabP gene encoding sporulation protein YabP: MPLEDKTPRWRHQFTLTDREDLTVEGVVSLGSFDEKEVVLETEQGMLTVRGEGLNIKQLNLEKGSIIVEGMVGSLTYADEVRQKKGLLERLLK, encoded by the coding sequence ATGCCGCTGGAGGACAAAACGCCGCGGTGGCGTCACCAGTTCACGCTTACCGACCGGGAGGACCTGACGGTGGAGGGCGTGGTCAGCCTGGGCAGTTTCGACGAGAAGGAGGTCGTCCTGGAGACCGAGCAGGGTATGCTGACCGTCAGGGGGGAAGGGCTGAATATCAAGCAGCTCAATCTTGAGAAGGGCAGCATCATTGTCGAGGGCATGGTCGGGTCGCTGACTTATGCGGACGAGGTGCGGCAGAAAAAAGGCCTTCTGGAGAGGCTGCTGAAATAG
- a CDS encoding Ger(x)C family spore germination protein translates to MRDGARGCSPARRAALAACLLAVCLLTAGCWDRVEIQDRAFVLAVAVDVAEEGTDKEPGKAKEESYAHPAPADRFRATFQVLRFGEVKGGQEKPGGESKTFLVTGRGPGMLDAVRDALGESSKGLWFENMQVLLISQKAVERYGLAPVLDFFRRDAEMRGRAQIYITPGEAGKLLAIAPPTGEPGGVFLANIARRHTKDIHLPTARTDISFASQALDNRGDMIFPVVEPAGKSMKAKGGALFKGGKFLGYQDEYFISGLRMIRATEKSTAISFECPAHPGSTVTFELFRHQTVLKPHVEGDRVWFSLDIAMRGNLDEVQCGHKHDTLDPEYLDKAQRLVAEEVERNIRHTLAVSQRLGWEMFYFKSSLKAYKPHDWKRLKDRWDEIYPTVPLEVKVRVSIINVGEHK, encoded by the coding sequence ATGCGGGACGGGGCAAGGGGCTGTAGCCCGGCGCGGCGGGCGGCGCTGGCGGCCTGCCTGCTGGCCGTCTGCCTGCTGACGGCCGGCTGCTGGGACCGGGTGGAGATCCAGGATAGGGCGTTCGTGCTGGCGGTGGCGGTGGATGTGGCGGAGGAAGGGACGGACAAGGAGCCCGGCAAGGCCAAGGAGGAGAGCTACGCCCACCCCGCCCCGGCCGACCGTTTCCGGGCGACCTTCCAGGTGCTGAGGTTCGGCGAGGTGAAGGGGGGGCAGGAGAAGCCGGGCGGCGAGAGCAAAACTTTCCTGGTGACGGGCCGGGGGCCGGGGATGCTGGACGCGGTGCGCGACGCGCTGGGCGAAAGCAGCAAGGGGCTGTGGTTCGAGAACATGCAGGTGCTCCTTATCAGCCAGAAAGCGGTCGAACGCTACGGCCTGGCGCCGGTGCTGGACTTCTTCCGCCGCGACGCCGAGATGCGCGGGCGGGCGCAGATCTACATCACCCCCGGCGAGGCCGGCAAGCTGCTGGCGATCGCGCCGCCGACCGGCGAGCCGGGAGGGGTTTTCCTGGCCAACATAGCCAGGAGACATACGAAGGATATCCACCTGCCGACGGCCCGCACCGACATCAGCTTCGCCTCCCAGGCCCTGGACAACAGGGGGGACATGATCTTCCCGGTGGTGGAGCCGGCGGGCAAGTCGATGAAGGCCAAAGGGGGGGCGCTTTTCAAGGGGGGCAAGTTCCTGGGCTACCAGGACGAGTATTTCATCAGCGGTCTGAGGATGATCCGGGCGACGGAGAAATCGACCGCCATCTCGTTCGAGTGTCCGGCCCATCCCGGAAGCACGGTGACCTTCGAGCTTTTCCGCCACCAGACCGTGCTGAAGCCGCACGTGGAGGGGGACAGGGTGTGGTTTTCGCTCGACATCGCGATGCGCGGCAACCTGGACGAGGTGCAGTGCGGCCACAAGCACGACACCCTGGACCCGGAATACCTCGACAAGGCGCAGAGGCTGGTGGCGGAAGAGGTGGAGCGCAATATCAGGCACACGCTGGCGGTGTCCCAGCGGCTGGGGTGGGAGATGTTCTATTTCAAGAGCAGTCTGAAGGCCTACAAGCCGCACGACTGGAAGCGGCTGAAGGACCGTTGGGACGAGATCTACCCGACGGTGCCGCTGGAGGTGAAGGTGAGGGTGTCGATCATCAATGTCGGCGAGCATAAGTGA
- a CDS encoding endospore germination permease: protein MADLEVKTRMSPLQLAIIIATSMMGISGRVMQPILQASGHGAWLAVLAGAALYYGAAWLMIKLGERFPGESFAEYLPRLLGRWPGGAVVWLFVIVLFMWTGLALQGVSREVTFFMFDRTPFEVVEAGLLLVCAYCCLQDWGTILRVVQLLFFTALPPWLFLLFLSLLRFRVINFLPLWPEGAVDVAAGALRSWTIFQGYECVLLLLPLVYKGNFKPTRAVAGAFALATGLFLLRIVLDIGVLTLEGAENAPYPMLTIVRTVEIPGTFLERLDTYFLVFWIQGIFASVTLAMYFMAQSLTRLYRLADHRPFVLALVPPLFLLGDATHHIRVFEGLRTALMWAGPAFSLGVVPLVFALVWWRGRSRDAGRGKGL from the coding sequence ATGGCCGATCTTGAGGTCAAGACGAGGATGTCGCCGCTGCAGCTGGCGATCATAATCGCGACGTCGATGATGGGCATTTCCGGCCGGGTGATGCAGCCCATCCTGCAGGCGAGCGGCCACGGGGCCTGGCTGGCGGTGCTGGCCGGGGCGGCGCTCTATTATGGCGCGGCCTGGCTGATGATAAAGCTGGGGGAGAGGTTTCCGGGCGAAAGCTTTGCCGAGTATCTGCCGCGCCTGCTGGGACGGTGGCCGGGCGGGGCGGTGGTGTGGCTGTTCGTGATTGTTCTGTTTATGTGGACAGGCCTGGCGCTGCAGGGGGTGAGCCGGGAGGTCACCTTTTTCATGTTCGACCGGACGCCGTTCGAGGTGGTGGAGGCGGGGCTGCTGCTGGTGTGCGCGTACTGCTGCCTGCAGGACTGGGGGACGATCCTGCGGGTGGTGCAGCTCTTGTTTTTCACCGCCTTGCCGCCGTGGCTGTTTCTGTTATTTTTGAGCCTGTTGAGGTTCAGGGTAATAAATTTCCTGCCGTTGTGGCCGGAGGGCGCGGTCGACGTAGCGGCGGGGGCGCTGCGCTCGTGGACGATTTTCCAGGGGTACGAATGCGTGCTGCTGCTGCTGCCGTTGGTATACAAGGGCAACTTCAAGCCGACGCGGGCGGTGGCGGGGGCCTTCGCCCTGGCCACGGGCCTGTTTCTGCTGAGGATCGTGCTCGATATCGGCGTGCTGACGCTGGAGGGGGCCGAGAACGCCCCCTACCCGATGTTGACGATCGTGCGGACGGTGGAGATTCCGGGCACCTTCCTGGAGCGGCTGGACACTTACTTCCTGGTGTTCTGGATACAGGGGATCTTCGCGAGCGTGACGCTGGCGATGTATTTCATGGCCCAGAGCCTGACCCGGCTGTACCGCCTGGCCGACCACCGGCCTTTCGTGCTGGCCTTGGTGCCGCCGCTGTTCCTGCTCGGCGACGCCACCCACCACATCAGGGTGTTCGAGGGGCTAAGGACGGCGTTGATGTGGGCGGGGCCGGCGTTTTCGCTCGGCGTGGTGCCGCTGGTGTTCGCGCTAGTCTGGTGGAGGGGGCGGAGCCGCGATGCGGGACGGGGCAAGGGGCTGTAG
- a CDS encoding spore germination protein: protein MGRVRRRGGDILRLSASFAPASLAAAAGRLRELKRLLADSREVVDRMALVADRLRKVAAPPGEPFIFTTKLAENERLLRQAFQDCDDVKFRNFTAGGKGWLLVYLEGMTDTERLEEQVIGPLLAADGPGRLGDARAVAGRVLTAAAVSVAGGAGAAVEEVLTGNGLLLADGSAEGLVVGAVEHVKRGVEEPKAESVARGPHDAFTETLKDNVALLRRRARDANIKVRILQIGARTQTALALVYAADIVKPGLVAEVERRIGNIRIDEIMLSAQVEEFIIDHPWSPFPQTHVTERPDTFLISIYEGRVGLIVDNTPHAIIVPCTLPSLLQSVEDFTVQPAVASLIRVSRYAAAALGTFLPALYVAIVSYNPGMLPTTLAISVAELRARTPYPAFMEVVIMEIILELFQEAVLRLPQKISPAASIVGGFVIGTTIVQAGIVNALLVVATAGTAIASYTMPSYNLGLALRWLRIPTVVAAAVLGFYGLVLAYLAIIIHMCSLRSFGESFLGGLFDVTLAEDMQDKLVRVPMPLMGSRPKVYGAQDRSRVGD, encoded by the coding sequence ATGGGTAGAGTAAGAAGGCGGGGCGGCGACATCCTCCGGCTGTCGGCGAGCTTCGCACCGGCGTCGCTGGCTGCGGCGGCCGGGCGGCTGCGGGAGTTGAAGAGGCTGCTGGCGGACAGCCGGGAGGTCGTCGACCGCATGGCGCTGGTCGCCGACCGGCTGAGGAAGGTGGCTGCGCCGCCGGGCGAGCCGTTCATTTTCACGACGAAGCTGGCGGAGAACGAGCGCTTGCTGCGGCAGGCGTTCCAGGATTGCGACGATGTGAAGTTCAGAAATTTCACGGCGGGCGGCAAGGGCTGGCTGCTTGTCTATCTGGAGGGGATGACCGACACCGAGCGGCTGGAAGAGCAGGTGATCGGGCCGTTGCTGGCGGCGGACGGGCCGGGACGGCTAGGCGACGCGCGCGCGGTGGCCGGCCGGGTGCTGACCGCCGCGGCGGTCAGTGTCGCCGGCGGCGCCGGCGCCGCGGTGGAGGAGGTGCTGACCGGCAACGGGCTGCTGCTGGCGGACGGTAGCGCCGAGGGGCTCGTGGTCGGGGCGGTCGAGCATGTCAAGCGCGGCGTCGAGGAACCGAAGGCGGAGTCGGTGGCCCGCGGCCCGCACGACGCGTTCACGGAGACGCTCAAAGACAATGTCGCCCTCCTCCGGCGGCGGGCGCGGGACGCCAACATCAAGGTGCGGATCCTGCAGATCGGGGCGCGCACGCAGACGGCTTTGGCGCTGGTGTACGCCGCCGATATCGTCAAGCCGGGGCTGGTGGCCGAGGTCGAGCGCCGGATAGGCAATATAAGGATCGACGAGATAATGCTGTCCGCCCAGGTGGAGGAGTTCATCATCGACCATCCCTGGTCGCCTTTCCCGCAGACGCATGTGACCGAGCGCCCGGACACTTTTTTGATCTCGATCTACGAGGGGCGGGTGGGGCTGATCGTGGACAACACGCCCCACGCGATCATCGTGCCCTGCACGCTGCCGTCGCTGCTGCAGAGCGTCGAGGATTTCACCGTCCAGCCGGCGGTCGCCAGCCTGATCAGGGTGTCCCGCTACGCCGCGGCGGCGCTGGGCACCTTTCTGCCGGCGCTGTATGTGGCGATCGTGTCGTACAACCCGGGGATGCTGCCGACGACGCTGGCGATCAGCGTAGCGGAGCTGAGGGCGCGGACGCCTTATCCGGCGTTCATGGAGGTCGTTATCATGGAGATCATCCTGGAGCTTTTCCAGGAGGCGGTGCTGCGCCTGCCGCAGAAGATCTCGCCGGCGGCGAGCATCGTCGGCGGCTTCGTCATCGGTACGACGATCGTGCAGGCGGGCATCGTGAACGCGCTGCTGGTCGTCGCCACGGCCGGCACGGCGATCGCGTCATATACCATGCCGTCTTACAACCTGGGACTGGCGCTGCGCTGGCTGCGGATCCCGACGGTCGTCGCCGCGGCGGTGCTGGGCTTTTACGGGCTGGTGCTGGCTTATCTGGCGATCATCATTCATATGTGCAGTCTGCGCAGCTTCGGCGAGTCTTTCCTGGGCGGGCTGTTCGACGTGACGCTGGCGGAGGATATGCAGGACAAGCTGGTGCGCGTGCCGATGCCGTTGATGGGGTCGCGGCCTAAAGTTTACGGGGCGCAGGACCGCTCGCGGGTGGGGGACTGA
- a CDS encoding SpoIID/LytB domain-containing protein, protein MGKRWFVILTMVLAAALVAAGCSMFKAPQKKPGGQQQAAQGAEPQISVYMHETGEKKTMKMEDYIAGVVAGEMKSDWPVEALAAQAIVARTFTLEEMESKGGVPARGTQASTDIKEFQAYNAKDVNDNVKKAVEMTRGMVAVYQGKPIRTWFHASAGGITATAKEGLNFREAEPPYIQSVQSPDDLAPADVKNWTASFSKQEVMAALSKMGQKVSSVDSVEIGQKGPSGRATELVFNKNVKVSAPDFRVQIGSTELKSMLLDKVSVEGDKVAFSGKGYGHGVGMSQWGANKMAKEGKKPEDIVSHYFKGITVEKRWQ, encoded by the coding sequence ATGGGTAAACGATGGTTCGTCATTCTCACCATGGTGCTTGCGGCAGCTTTGGTGGCCGCCGGCTGTTCGATGTTCAAGGCGCCGCAGAAGAAGCCCGGCGGGCAGCAGCAGGCCGCGCAGGGGGCCGAGCCGCAGATCTCGGTGTATATGCATGAGACGGGCGAGAAGAAGACAATGAAGATGGAGGATTATATCGCCGGGGTGGTCGCCGGGGAGATGAAGTCGGATTGGCCGGTGGAGGCGTTGGCCGCTCAGGCGATCGTGGCCCGGACGTTCACGCTGGAGGAGATGGAGAGCAAGGGGGGCGTGCCGGCCCGCGGCACTCAGGCGTCGACGGATATCAAGGAGTTTCAGGCTTATAACGCCAAGGATGTGAACGATAATGTGAAGAAGGCGGTGGAGATGACGCGGGGGATGGTGGCGGTTTACCAGGGCAAGCCGATCCGCACCTGGTTCCACGCCTCGGCCGGCGGCATCACCGCGACCGCCAAGGAGGGGCTGAATTTCCGCGAGGCGGAGCCGCCTTACATCCAGTCGGTGCAGTCGCCCGACGACCTGGCGCCGGCGGATGTGAAGAACTGGACGGCGTCTTTCAGCAAGCAGGAGGTCATGGCCGCGCTGAGCAAGATGGGCCAGAAGGTGTCGTCGGTCGACAGCGTGGAGATCGGTCAGAAGGGGCCGTCGGGCCGGGCGACGGAGCTGGTGTTCAATAAGAATGTCAAGGTTTCGGCCCCCGATTTCCGGGTGCAGATCGGCAGCACCGAGCTGAAGTCGATGCTGCTCGATAAGGTGAGTGTCGAGGGCGACAAGGTGGCGTTCAGCGGCAAGGGTTACGGCCACGGGGTGGGCATGTCGCAGTGGGGCGCCAATAAGATGGCCAAGGAGGGCAAGAAACCCGAGGATATCGTGAGCCATTATTTCAAGGGGATCACGGTGGAGAAGAGGTGGCAGTGA